A section of the Pseudomonas fluorescens genome encodes:
- a CDS encoding type VI secretion system contractile sheath small subunit, with amino-acid sequence MPVLPLDRLMELRDALVALKGPLASDPRLRESVQKSLINAENHDRVLGKVSPRGEPY; translated from the coding sequence ATCCCGGTACTTCCCCTCGATCGGCTGATGGAGTTACGCGACGCCCTTGTCGCGCTCAAAGGCCCCTTGGCCAGCGACCCGCGGCTACGGGAAAGCGTGCAGAAGTCGCTGATCAATGCCGAGAACCACGACCGTGTCCTGGGTAAGGTCAGCCCAAGGGGTGAACCGTATTGA
- a CDS encoding HPP family protein, whose translation MLARWLPVAINTRPAEWSRAAIGIALGTLFTVWLCAQVYGPQVAMHLLGPLGASAVLLFAVSSGALAQPWSIIGSYLCASVVALLVARVLGRTLGSACLAAGMALILMCWLRCLHPPSGGLAMTLVLADPATIALGWQEVGPVMLGAGTLLLSALAYNNLTRTRYPKGPAEIPVAVPVLSPEVDAKITAKDLEQALAHMEQFFDVTPSELEELIHIAEDHARRRSIGQVLASRV comes from the coding sequence ATGCTCGCTCGCTGGTTACCCGTTGCCATCAATACCCGCCCCGCCGAATGGAGTCGTGCCGCCATCGGCATCGCCCTGGGCACCCTGTTTACCGTATGGCTTTGCGCCCAGGTGTATGGCCCGCAGGTGGCCATGCACCTGCTGGGCCCGCTGGGCGCCTCGGCCGTGCTGTTGTTTGCGGTGTCATCCGGGGCGCTCGCCCAGCCGTGGTCGATCATCGGCAGCTACCTGTGCGCCAGTGTGGTGGCCTTGCTGGTCGCCAGGGTATTGGGGCGGACCCTGGGCAGCGCCTGCCTCGCGGCGGGCATGGCGTTGATCCTGATGTGCTGGCTGCGTTGCCTGCATCCGCCTTCGGGAGGCCTGGCCATGACTCTGGTCCTCGCAGACCCGGCCACCATCGCCCTGGGCTGGCAGGAAGTCGGGCCAGTGATGCTGGGCGCCGGCACCTTATTGCTCTCGGCCCTGGCCTACAACAACCTGACCCGTACCCGTTACCCCAAGGGTCCCGCCGAAATACCGGTCGCGGTGCCGGTCCTGTCGCCAGAGGTGGATGCAAAAATCACGGCCAAAGACTTGGAACAAGCATTGGCACACATGGAGCAGTTTTTCGACGTCACCCCCAGCGAACTGGAAGAACTGATCCATATCGCTGAAGACCATGCCCGCCGCCGCAGCATTGGCCAGGTGCTGGCCAGCCGCGTCTAG